A region from the bacterium genome encodes:
- a CDS encoding ABC transporter ATP-binding protein → MVATATERPLLGVRDVSAGYYAGHDVIHNIDLEVAEGEIVCVIGPNGAGKSTVFRAIYGLAEVRSGRVLCDGVDITNIAPQDALRTARMAMVPQLRSVFPQMTVHENLELGMYLEPDRARVRERIDYVYGLFPRLARRSRQEAGTMSGGEQRMLEIGRSLMHEPRIVLMDEPSAGLAPIVTRQVFGAIRQLNREIGLTVLMIEQNARQGLEASHRGYVLEMGRNSHQGPAGELLADPEVRRAFLGIR, encoded by the coding sequence GTGGTAGCGACCGCCACGGAGCGCCCGCTGCTCGGGGTCCGGGACGTGAGCGCCGGCTACTACGCCGGCCACGATGTCATCCACAACATCGACCTCGAGGTAGCAGAGGGAGAGATCGTCTGCGTCATCGGACCCAACGGCGCCGGGAAGTCCACGGTGTTCAGGGCGATCTACGGCCTGGCGGAGGTGCGCTCCGGACGGGTGCTGTGTGACGGCGTGGACATAACCAACATCGCTCCCCAGGACGCTCTGCGCACCGCGCGTATGGCGATGGTGCCGCAGCTCCGCAGCGTCTTCCCCCAGATGACGGTCCACGAGAACCTGGAGCTGGGGATGTACCTGGAACCCGACAGGGCGCGGGTACGGGAGCGGATCGACTACGTCTACGGCCTGTTCCCGCGCCTCGCCCGGCGTTCGCGGCAGGAGGCCGGAACGATGTCGGGCGGGGAGCAGCGCATGCTCGAGATCGGACGCTCCCTGATGCACGAGCCCCGCATCGTCCTGATGGACGAACCCTCGGCGGGCCTGGCGCCCATCGTCACCCGCCAGGTTTTCGGGGCCATCCGGCAACTGAACCGCGAGATCGGCCTGACGGTCCTGATGATCGAGCAGAACGCCCGCCAGGGACTCGAGGCCAGCCACCGCGGCTACGTACTCGAGATGGGCCGCAACAGCCACCAGGGACCAGCGGGGGAACTGCTGGCCGACCCCGAGGTACGGAGGGCGTTTCTGGGAATACGCTGA
- a CDS encoding ABC transporter ATP-binding protein has translation MTALLDARGVVKRFGGLTAVDGVDIGVGAGEMVGLIGPNGSGKTTLFDCLSRVSSLDAGSVRFDGVDITRHRPHQVARLGLARTFQLIRVYRDLTVFENMELSIQWALVGAARLFGRTDPATRRRVDSLLEFLLLAPLRDERAGALSGGQRRLLEIGMALMSEPKLLLLDEATSGVNPTLVAEIADRLREVNANGVAILLVEHNVGFVAELCHRVVVLDRGAKLAEGTPGQVMEDPAVIEAYFGAEGE, from the coding sequence ATGACCGCGTTGCTCGATGCCCGCGGGGTGGTGAAGCGGTTCGGCGGTCTCACCGCGGTGGACGGGGTGGACATCGGCGTCGGCGCGGGCGAGATGGTAGGGCTCATCGGCCCCAACGGCAGCGGGAAGACGACCCTCTTCGACTGCCTGAGCCGGGTGTCGAGCCTCGACGCCGGTTCGGTTAGATTCGACGGTGTCGACATCACCCGGCACCGGCCCCACCAAGTGGCCCGGCTCGGCCTGGCGCGCACGTTCCAGCTGATCCGGGTGTACCGCGATCTGACCGTCTTCGAGAACATGGAGCTGAGCATCCAATGGGCGCTGGTCGGGGCGGCGCGCCTGTTCGGCCGTACGGACCCGGCGACCCGCCGGAGGGTGGATTCCCTCCTGGAGTTCCTCCTGCTCGCCCCTCTCCGGGACGAGCGCGCCGGCGCCCTGTCGGGTGGCCAGCGCCGTCTCCTGGAGATCGGGATGGCCCTGATGAGCGAGCCGAAGCTGTTGCTGCTGGACGAAGCCACCTCCGGCGTCAATCCCACCCTCGTCGCCGAGATCGCCGACCGGCTGCGGGAGGTCAACGCCAACGGCGTGGCCATCCTGCTGGTGGAGCACAACGTGGGGTTCGTGGCCGAGTTGTGTCACCGGGTGGTGGTCCTGGACCGCGGCGCCAAGCTGGCCGAGGGCACGCCGGGCCAGGTCATGGAGGATCCCGCCGTCATCGAGGCTTACTTCGGGGCGGAGGGGGAGTAG
- a CDS encoding branched-chain amino acid ABC transporter permease, protein MRPATSGEPAAGARPGNPGRRRLLVRASVGLLVLLAVLPALPGVGDATLFTLTLMLTSVAVAVNWNLTGGFTGYVDFGHAVWFGIGAYTTAILMSLQTNGPQIGWSAPPAIILGAVVAGVLAAAIGRATMRLKGPYFSIALLGTFVAVREIVRVSGGITGGGVGLTLPPYLNRPLFYYIELALVAGLVALTWWLRGTRFGAALVAIREDEVGAETRGINTTRLKVTVFSFAGFSTGLFGGLWAYQNTFVDPDIAFVEVRTIDAVMGTMLGGLGTVAGPVVGTVGLFWLREFLWTHLLDYHLIAQGVLLIVIVLFLPRGLVGIIDPRGTSVTALWRRWVGRSARPDEPERDP, encoded by the coding sequence ATGAGGCCGGCGACCTCCGGCGAGCCTGCCGCCGGTGCCCGGCCGGGAAACCCCGGTCGCCGGCGTCTCCTCGTCAGGGCCTCGGTCGGGTTGCTGGTCCTGCTCGCGGTGTTGCCGGCCCTGCCGGGTGTCGGCGACGCGACGCTGTTCACCCTCACCCTGATGCTCACCTCGGTGGCGGTGGCGGTGAACTGGAACCTGACCGGGGGGTTCACCGGCTACGTCGACTTCGGCCATGCGGTCTGGTTCGGGATCGGGGCCTACACCACGGCGATCCTGATGTCGCTCCAGACCAACGGTCCGCAGATCGGCTGGTCCGCCCCGCCCGCCATCATCCTGGGCGCCGTGGTGGCGGGCGTTCTGGCCGCGGCGATCGGGAGGGCCACCATGCGCCTGAAGGGCCCCTACTTCTCCATCGCCCTGCTGGGGACCTTCGTGGCCGTCCGGGAGATCGTGCGGGTTTCCGGCGGGATCACCGGGGGCGGGGTGGGGCTGACGCTGCCTCCCTACCTCAACCGGCCGCTCTTCTACTACATCGAGTTGGCGCTCGTAGCCGGCCTGGTCGCCCTCACCTGGTGGCTGCGGGGAACGCGCTTCGGCGCCGCCCTGGTGGCCATCCGGGAGGACGAGGTGGGGGCGGAGACGCGCGGGATCAACACGACCCGTCTCAAGGTGACCGTGTTCAGCTTCGCCGGGTTCTCCACCGGGTTGTTCGGGGGGCTATGGGCCTACCAGAACACCTTCGTCGACCCCGACATCGCCTTCGTGGAGGTCAGGACTATCGACGCCGTGATGGGCACCATGCTGGGCGGCCTCGGCACCGTGGCCGGGCCGGTCGTGGGAACCGTCGGGCTGTTCTGGCTGCGCGAGTTCCTGTGGACCCACCTCCTCGACTACCACCTCATCGCGCAGGGGGTGCTCCTGATCGTGATCGTCCTGTTCCTCCCCAGGGGCCTGGTCGGGATCATCGACCCGAGGGGCACCTCGGTCACCGCCCTGTGGCGGCGATGGGTCGGGCGGAGTGCCCGCCCGGATGAGCCGGAGAGAGACCCATGA
- a CDS encoding ABC transporter substrate-binding protein, with amino-acid sequence MTTLVVASEEGHRYVDAEDRSDYDLAHPVLDRRPPPRLGKWVRIRLAVALVAATTLILGLAACGTDESGPATPDGAAAGSTFAGTISIGAALSETGKFAVEGRDSRQGYDTWVKWVNEEYGGIEIDGHRYAAKIVYYDDESDADTAANLVQKLIDEDKVDFLLGPYSSSLTTGASAIAEANNVIMVEGNGTSDTMFERGFRNLFLVATIASDYTKSTIEALAARGARTAVIAYEDTSFPTAVANGARRHLEAAGIEVLAMETYPKDIQDASAIMTKFRDLDPDVFIGGGHYNDAVLFVNAAKELGFAPDGMLITVGPSNPKLIDELGEDLDGVLGPTQWEAVMAYEGPYFGSATDYAAYYESLWGEPPVYQAASATAAALALHLAIEAAGTTDTDTVREALYALEADTFYGPLSFDERGVNTSKPMGTVQVQDGLIQVVAPGEAAVTDLVYPRAGASGGGKASAAERVAQMLINGIALGGMYTLLVLGFSIIWGVMGVINFAHGEFVMIGAYAAWLANDLWGVDPFLTVPVVFLLMMLVGFGTQRLLVNHVIDRPHLVSLLVMFAVAIILQNVMKVVFSADFRRADTALDGVWQVAGEVTVPVTRFWILAVALAVAGGLSLFLARSRLGKSIRAAAQNREAARILGVDVARVYAVTFAICIGITGVAGALISPVLAVQPFQGPPLTLKAFAITAMAGLGSVRGALGGAMVLGLVEAGLAVYIPQIGTNLAVVASFVLLVVALVVRPQGLFKGLRPVDATAT; translated from the coding sequence GTGACCACCCTGGTCGTGGCATCGGAGGAAGGACACCGGTACGTCGATGCCGAGGACCGCTCTGACTATGATCTGGCGCACCCCGTCCTCGACCGCCGACCACCGCCGAGACTGGGAAAGTGGGTTCGTATTCGCCTCGCCGTCGCTCTGGTTGCCGCCACCACCCTGATCCTCGGCCTGGCCGCGTGCGGAACGGACGAAAGTGGGCCGGCTACCCCCGATGGAGCGGCCGCAGGCTCCACTTTCGCGGGAACCATAAGCATCGGGGCTGCCCTCAGCGAGACCGGCAAGTTCGCGGTGGAGGGACGTGACTCGCGGCAGGGCTACGACACCTGGGTGAAGTGGGTCAACGAGGAATACGGGGGCATCGAGATCGACGGCCACCGGTACGCCGCCAAGATCGTCTACTACGACGACGAGTCCGACGCCGACACGGCCGCCAATCTGGTCCAGAAGCTCATCGACGAGGACAAGGTCGACTTCCTGCTAGGTCCATACTCCAGCAGCCTCACCACCGGCGCCAGCGCCATCGCCGAGGCCAACAACGTCATCATGGTGGAGGGAAACGGGACCTCCGACACCATGTTCGAGCGCGGCTTCCGGAACCTCTTCCTGGTGGCCACCATCGCCAGCGACTACACCAAGTCCACAATCGAGGCCCTGGCGGCCCGGGGGGCGCGCACCGCGGTGATCGCCTACGAGGACACGTCCTTCCCCACCGCGGTCGCCAACGGGGCCCGGAGGCATCTGGAAGCCGCCGGGATCGAAGTCCTGGCCATGGAGACCTATCCCAAGGACATCCAGGACGCCTCGGCGATCATGACCAAGTTCCGCGACCTGGATCCCGACGTATTCATCGGCGGCGGCCACTACAACGATGCGGTGCTGTTCGTCAACGCGGCCAAGGAACTCGGGTTCGCTCCCGACGGGATGCTCATCACGGTGGGGCCGTCCAATCCCAAGCTGATCGACGAACTCGGCGAGGACCTGGACGGCGTGCTGGGCCCCACCCAGTGGGAAGCGGTGATGGCCTACGAGGGTCCGTACTTCGGTAGCGCCACGGACTACGCCGCCTACTACGAGAGCCTGTGGGGAGAGCCACCCGTCTACCAGGCGGCCAGCGCTACGGCCGCCGCCCTCGCCCTTCACCTGGCCATCGAGGCCGCCGGCACCACCGATACCGACACGGTTCGCGAAGCCCTCTACGCGCTGGAGGCCGACACTTTCTACGGTCCCCTCTCGTTCGACGAGCGTGGCGTCAACACCTCCAAGCCGATGGGCACGGTACAGGTGCAGGATGGGCTGATCCAGGTGGTGGCGCCCGGCGAGGCGGCGGTCACCGACCTGGTGTACCCGCGGGCCGGTGCAAGCGGCGGAGGGAAGGCCTCGGCCGCCGAGCGGGTGGCGCAAATGCTGATCAACGGCATCGCCCTCGGCGGCATGTACACGCTCCTCGTGCTGGGGTTCTCGATCATCTGGGGGGTGATGGGCGTCATCAACTTCGCCCACGGCGAGTTCGTCATGATCGGCGCCTATGCGGCCTGGCTCGCCAACGACCTGTGGGGCGTGGACCCGTTCCTGACCGTTCCCGTGGTGTTCCTGTTGATGATGCTGGTGGGCTTCGGGACGCAGCGGCTGCTGGTCAACCATGTGATCGACCGGCCCCATCTCGTGTCGCTGCTCGTCATGTTCGCGGTGGCGATCATCCTGCAGAACGTCATGAAGGTGGTGTTCTCGGCCGACTTCCGGCGCGCCGACACCGCCTTGGACGGCGTCTGGCAGGTAGCGGGCGAGGTGACGGTGCCGGTCACCCGCTTCTGGATCCTGGCGGTGGCGCTGGCCGTGGCGGGCGGCCTCAGCCTGTTCCTGGCGCGCAGCCGGCTGGGCAAGAGCATCCGGGCGGCCGCCCAGAACCGGGAAGCGGCGCGCATCCTCGGCGTCGATGTCGCCAGGGTCTACGCGGTGACCTTCGCCATCTGCATCGGGATCACCGGCGTGGCCGGAGCGCTCATCAGCCCCGTCCTGGCCGTCCAACCCTTCCAGGGCCCGCCCCTCACGCTCAAGGCCTTCGCCATCACCGCGATGGCGGGCCTCGGTTCGGTCCGGGGCGCGCTGGGCGGCGCCATGGTGCTCGGCCTCGTCGAGGCCGGGCTGGCCGTCTATATCCCCCAGATCGGCACCAACCTGGCGGTGGTGGCCTCCTTCGTGCTGCTGGTAGTGGCGCTGGTGGTGCGACCCCAAGGTCTCTTCAAAGGACTCCGGCCCGTGGACGCGACGGCGACATGA
- a CDS encoding xanthine dehydrogenase family protein subunit M: MKPAVFDYSAPESIGEALDLLAEHGSGAKVLAGGQSLVPMLNFRLARPAHLIDVNGVDSLSYISANGSLRIGSMTRLTAIGESGDVAEAHPVIPAAVAEIGHRAIRNRGTIGGSVAHNDPAAELPAVLMALDAEVTARSADGERVIGMQDLIEDRLFDTTLGDTELLTEIRIPAAAAGSTFGFQEFARRHGDFALAGVAAVITTDGSTITHAALGAFGGTHATRLPTAEAALVGAETGDAAFAAAGAGAAADFPATSDVHGTAEYRSHLINVLTVRALNDAAGQAGGGNG; encoded by the coding sequence ATGAAACCAGCGGTCTTTGATTACTCGGCGCCGGAAAGCATCGGGGAGGCCCTCGATCTTCTGGCCGAACACGGATCGGGGGCGAAAGTCCTCGCCGGAGGTCAGAGCCTCGTGCCGATGCTCAACTTCAGGCTGGCCAGGCCGGCCCACCTGATCGACGTCAACGGGGTCGACTCGCTGTCCTACATCTCGGCCAACGGGTCGCTGCGGATCGGTTCCATGACCCGCCTGACCGCGATCGGCGAGTCGGGTGACGTGGCGGAAGCCCATCCGGTCATCCCCGCGGCCGTCGCCGAGATCGGCCACCGGGCGATCCGCAACCGGGGGACGATCGGTGGCTCGGTGGCCCACAACGACCCGGCAGCGGAGCTTCCGGCGGTCCTGATGGCTCTCGATGCCGAGGTCACGGCCCGATCTGCGGATGGCGAGCGGGTCATCGGGATGCAGGACCTGATCGAGGATCGCCTGTTCGACACGACCCTGGGCGACACCGAGTTGCTGACCGAGATCCGGATCCCGGCGGCAGCGGCGGGGAGCACTTTCGGATTCCAGGAGTTCGCCCGCCGGCATGGCGACTTCGCGCTGGCCGGGGTGGCGGCGGTGATCACGACCGACGGGTCGACCATCACGCACGCGGCGCTGGGCGCTTTCGGGGGCACCCATGCCACCCGGCTACCCACCGCGGAGGCCGCTCTGGTGGGCGCCGAGACGGGAGACGCCGCGTTCGCGGCGGCCGGGGCCGGTGCGGCCGCGGACTTTCCCGCCACCTCGGATGTTCACGGAACGGCCGAGTACAGGAGTCATCTGATCAACGTTCTGACGGTACGGGCCTTGAATGATGCGGCCGGCCAGGCAGGAGGCGGAAATGGCTGA
- a CDS encoding (2Fe-2S)-binding protein, whose product MAENMSVVINVNGAGRAVSVEPRKTLADAIREDLGLTGTHLGCEHGVCGACTILLDGEVVRSCLMLAVQADGAEITTIEGIADGDDLHPMQSAFSEYHGLQCGFCTPGMILAGIDVVSRNPDPSPQQIREEMGGNICRCTGYQKIVESVQAASAVMSAEGGSA is encoded by the coding sequence ATGGCTGAGAACATGAGTGTCGTAATCAACGTCAACGGCGCCGGCCGCGCGGTCTCGGTGGAGCCGCGCAAGACACTGGCGGATGCCATACGCGAGGATCTCGGCCTGACCGGGACCCACCTCGGGTGCGAGCACGGCGTGTGCGGCGCATGCACGATCCTGCTCGACGGCGAGGTCGTCCGATCCTGCCTGATGCTCGCCGTACAGGCGGACGGCGCGGAGATAACCACCATCGAGGGCATCGCCGACGGCGACGATCTCCACCCCATGCAAAGTGCGTTCTCCGAGTACCACGGCCTGCAGTGCGGATTCTGCACGCCGGGGATGATCCTGGCCGGGATCGACGTGGTGTCTCGGAACCCGGATCCGAGTCCGCAGCAGATACGGGAGGAGATGGGCGGCAACATCTGCCGCTGCACCGGATACCAGAAGATCGTCGAGTCGGTGCAGGCGGCATCCGCCGTCATGTCCGCCGAAGGGGGGAGCGCATGA
- a CDS encoding xanthine dehydrogenase family protein molybdopterin-binding subunit has translation MTTTQENRWIGVSAPRREDAPLIRGRGRYIADIEPAGTVHMAILRSPYAHARINGIDTAAAEGMDGVHCVLTAADLEGIGDFPTIWRLPGQKECTTPAFAPGKARYVGEPVAAVVADSRYLAEDALDLLDVDYEILDHVVDVEAALADGAPVINEDMGDNTIIEYTFPGINALGVAGDVDGAFEEADEIVSGRFKVGRYSGVALETRGHVAEWDDLRQTLTLHSGSQVASLLRTELAAALGIPETSVRILTPNIGGAFGNQWDRYPEDILVSLASMKLCRPVKWIEDRREALQATVHGREQLQEWQLAANSDGTVLGLKGRVLSDQGAHLHSVGIGPAWVTGAAAVNQYKIANYHCDVVGVATNKTPNSTFRGFGGPEAMFGIERMMDKTARRLGIDPAELRRRNMIQADEFPYFSPGGAVYDSGNYPAALEKALEAVEYDKVREEQQSLRDQGVYRGIGIASYIHVSGFGPSAILGILDYYTGGYEGSTVKIDPHGRATLYTGMIPMGQGTETTLAQVAADHLEIDIANVRVVWGDTDQTPYTGFGSAGSRSNVAAVAVIKAIEEIKAKAVRIGAGLLEADPDDVAYADGRISVKGAEEMRSLSLADVAQQAYWAHKLPEGDQPTLEATYVYDPANFTTACGTHVAVVDVDIDTGKIDWVKYVVVDDAGTIINPLLVEGQIHGALSNGLGGAMLEEFVYDEESGQLLSSTLMDYLVPSFTDLPDFEIHHLVTPSPHTEGGFKGMGEAGCFPAAGALANAVTDALSHLGVEADQTPVTPSRLWSLIDQAGG, from the coding sequence ATGACCACCACGCAGGAAAACCGCTGGATCGGGGTCTCCGCCCCCCGCCGGGAGGATGCTCCGCTGATCCGGGGCCGGGGTCGCTACATCGCCGACATCGAGCCGGCCGGGACTGTCCACATGGCCATCCTCCGCAGTCCGTACGCACACGCCCGCATCAACGGTATCGACACGGCCGCGGCGGAGGGGATGGACGGCGTCCACTGCGTGCTGACAGCCGCCGACCTCGAGGGCATCGGGGACTTTCCAACCATCTGGCGCCTGCCGGGCCAGAAGGAATGCACCACGCCCGCCTTTGCCCCCGGCAAGGCTCGTTACGTAGGTGAGCCGGTCGCCGCGGTGGTGGCCGACTCGCGCTATCTGGCCGAGGACGCCCTCGATCTGCTCGACGTGGACTACGAGATCCTCGACCACGTGGTCGACGTGGAGGCTGCCCTGGCCGATGGCGCTCCGGTGATCAACGAGGACATGGGCGACAACACCATCATCGAGTACACGTTCCCGGGGATCAACGCCCTCGGCGTGGCCGGCGACGTGGACGGCGCCTTCGAGGAGGCTGACGAGATCGTCTCCGGACGGTTCAAGGTGGGTCGCTACTCGGGCGTGGCGCTGGAGACGCGCGGTCACGTAGCCGAGTGGGACGATCTCCGCCAGACCCTCACCCTCCACTCGGGGAGCCAGGTGGCCAGCCTGCTCCGCACGGAGCTGGCGGCCGCTCTCGGCATTCCCGAGACGTCGGTCCGGATCCTCACCCCCAACATCGGTGGCGCGTTCGGCAATCAATGGGACCGCTACCCCGAGGACATCCTCGTCTCGCTGGCGTCGATGAAGCTGTGCCGGCCGGTCAAGTGGATCGAGGATCGCCGGGAGGCGCTCCAGGCCACGGTGCACGGGCGCGAGCAACTCCAGGAATGGCAGCTCGCGGCCAACTCCGACGGGACGGTCCTCGGCCTCAAGGGCCGGGTGCTGAGCGACCAGGGCGCCCACCTGCATAGCGTGGGCATCGGGCCCGCCTGGGTGACGGGCGCCGCCGCGGTCAACCAGTACAAGATCGCCAACTACCACTGCGACGTGGTGGGGGTGGCCACCAACAAGACCCCGAACAGCACCTTCCGCGGCTTCGGAGGCCCCGAGGCCATGTTCGGCATCGAGCGGATGATGGACAAGACGGCTCGCAGGCTGGGGATCGACCCGGCCGAGTTGCGTCGCCGCAACATGATCCAGGCCGATGAGTTCCCCTACTTCAGCCCGGGTGGCGCCGTCTACGACAGCGGCAACTACCCGGCGGCGCTGGAGAAGGCCCTCGAGGCGGTGGAGTACGACAAGGTGCGGGAGGAGCAGCAGAGCCTGCGGGACCAAGGTGTGTACCGCGGGATCGGCATCGCCTCATACATCCACGTGTCCGGCTTCGGCCCCTCGGCCATCCTCGGCATTCTCGACTACTACACGGGCGGCTACGAGGGCTCGACCGTGAAGATCGACCCCCACGGCAGGGCCACCCTGTACACGGGGATGATCCCGATGGGTCAGGGCACCGAGACCACGCTTGCCCAGGTGGCCGCCGATCACCTGGAGATCGACATCGCCAACGTGCGGGTCGTCTGGGGCGACACCGACCAGACCCCGTATACGGGTTTCGGGTCGGCGGGCAGCCGTTCCAACGTGGCGGCGGTGGCGGTCATCAAGGCCATCGAGGAGATCAAGGCCAAAGCGGTGCGGATCGGCGCCGGGCTCCTGGAAGCGGATCCGGACGACGTCGCCTACGCCGACGGCCGGATATCGGTGAAGGGCGCCGAGGAGATGCGGTCCCTCAGCCTGGCCGACGTGGCGCAGCAGGCCTATTGGGCGCACAAGCTCCCGGAGGGGGACCAACCGACCCTCGAGGCGACCTACGTCTACGACCCGGCCAACTTCACGACCGCCTGCGGGACCCATGTGGCCGTGGTGGACGTGGACATCGACACCGGCAAGATCGACTGGGTCAAGTACGTGGTGGTGGACGACGCCGGCACGATCATCAACCCGCTCCTGGTGGAGGGCCAGATCCACGGGGCTCTCTCCAACGGGCTCGGTGGCGCGATGCTGGAAGAGTTCGTGTATGACGAGGAGAGCGGACAGCTGCTGTCGTCGACCCTCATGGACTACCTGGTGCCGTCCTTCACGGATCTGCCCGACTTCGAGATCCACCACCTGGTGACCCCCTCGCCACACACCGAGGGCGGCTTCAAGGGCATGGGCGAGGCGGGATGCTTCCCGGCCGCAGGAGCGCTGGCCAACGCGGTGACCGACGCGCTGTCACACCTCGGAGTCGAGGCGGACCAGACCCCGGTCACGCCGAGCCGCCTGTGGTCGCTGATCGACCAGGCCGGCGGCTAG
- the hydA gene encoding dihydropyrimidinase has product MTTLVEGGRIVTATDDYVADILIEDGRVRAIGDFEGTEADETIDASGHLVFPGGIDPHTHLDTPVAGTVISDDFDTGTRAAAVGGTTTVIDFAIQEKGADPRASLMRWHGMADGKAAVDYAFHQIITDLPDSLLPSLDGLVTEGVTSFKLFMAYPNVWMLDDGAIFKAMRRTAENGGFIMLHCENGYAIDALVKESLARGDTDPIFHARTRPSLAEDEATRRGIALAEMAGVPLYIVHMSSAGSAQAMAEARERGVRAYAETCPHYLVLTDERLAEPGFRGSQYVCSPPLRSADHHDPLWDALTAGDLQAVGTDHAPFFFEQRLVGKDDFTKIPNGLPGIEWRMGLLYHYGVAQGRFSLNRFVEITSTNAAKLFGLYPRKGEIAPGSDADLVVLDPAATTTLSLDTQVTNCDYNPYEGTVLQGAIREVLLRGRAIVRDGRYVASKPGGSFVRSAESAALSSSTLVS; this is encoded by the coding sequence GTGACGACCCTCGTCGAAGGAGGCCGGATCGTCACGGCCACGGACGACTACGTGGCGGACATCCTCATCGAGGACGGACGGGTCCGCGCCATCGGCGACTTCGAGGGCACGGAGGCGGACGAGACCATCGACGCCTCCGGTCACCTGGTGTTCCCCGGCGGCATCGATCCCCATACCCATCTGGACACCCCGGTGGCGGGCACGGTGATCTCGGACGACTTCGACACGGGGACGCGGGCCGCCGCCGTGGGCGGTACCACCACGGTCATCGACTTCGCCATCCAGGAGAAGGGCGCCGACCCCAGAGCGTCTTTGATGCGATGGCACGGGATGGCGGACGGGAAGGCGGCTGTGGACTACGCCTTCCACCAGATCATCACCGATCTGCCCGACAGCCTGCTCCCGTCTCTCGACGGCCTGGTCACCGAGGGCGTGACCAGCTTCAAGCTCTTCATGGCCTACCCGAACGTCTGGATGCTCGACGACGGCGCCATCTTCAAGGCGATGCGGAGGACCGCTGAGAACGGCGGCTTCATCATGCTCCACTGCGAGAACGGCTACGCCATCGACGCACTGGTCAAGGAGTCGCTGGCCCGCGGGGACACCGATCCGATCTTCCATGCCCGGACCCGGCCGTCCCTCGCCGAGGACGAGGCGACCCGGCGGGGGATCGCGCTGGCGGAGATGGCGGGCGTGCCGCTCTACATAGTCCACATGTCATCGGCCGGTTCGGCTCAGGCGATGGCCGAGGCCCGGGAGCGGGGGGTGCGCGCCTATGCGGAGACCTGCCCGCACTACCTGGTGCTGACGGACGAAAGGCTGGCCGAGCCGGGGTTCCGGGGTTCCCAGTACGTCTGCTCCCCGCCCCTCCGCTCCGCAGACCACCACGATCCGTTGTGGGACGCCCTGACGGCCGGGGACCTGCAGGCGGTGGGAACCGACCACGCGCCGTTCTTCTTCGAGCAGCGCCTGGTGGGAAAGGACGACTTCACCAAGATCCCCAACGGCCTCCCCGGCATCGAGTGGCGCATGGGCCTGCTGTATCACTACGGCGTGGCCCAGGGCCGGTTCTCGCTCAACAGGTTCGTGGAGATCACCTCGACCAACGCGGCGAAGCTGTTCGGCCTGTACCCGCGCAAGGGTGAGATCGCTCCCGGATCGGATGCCGACCTGGTGGTGCTCGATCCTGCCGCTACCACGACGCTGTCCCTGGACACCCAGGTCACCAACTGCGATTACAACCCGTACGAGGGCACCGTCCTGCAGGGCGCCATCCGTGAAGTGCTCCTGCGCGGGCGGGCTATCGTCCGCGACGGCCGCTACGTAGCGTCAAAGCCGGGGGGGAGCTTCGTGAGGAGCGCCGAGTCCGCCGCCCTCAGCAGCTCCACGCTCGTTTCCTGA
- a CDS encoding acyltransferase, whose translation MMRTALVQMGTEYDTESNVKRAEHLVREAADRGARIVCLQELFHTVYFPFEMNARHLDLAEPIDGPTMERMRELARELQIVLIAPIYEKALDGLLYNSAPVIGPDGDLLGIYRKSHIPIVSVPTLTGVEKYYFAPGDTGFITFPTPFDVTIGILICYDRHFPEAARTLALNGAQIVYVPTATTGMSRYLWEMELQAHAVDNIYYVGGVNRVGVDEGGSDSHFYGSSMWVDPKGRIISQASDAEDEVLVADLDLSAIPQIRNDWGFFRDRRPDLYGQLST comes from the coding sequence ATGATGAGGACCGCGCTCGTCCAGATGGGCACGGAGTACGACACGGAGAGCAACGTCAAGCGGGCCGAGCACCTGGTGCGTGAGGCGGCGGACCGGGGCGCCCGCATCGTATGCCTCCAGGAATTGTTCCATACGGTGTACTTCCCCTTCGAGATGAACGCACGCCATCTCGATCTGGCCGAGCCGATCGACGGTCCCACGATGGAGCGTATGCGCGAGCTGGCCCGCGAGCTGCAGATCGTCCTGATCGCCCCCATCTACGAGAAGGCGCTCGACGGCCTGCTCTACAACAGCGCCCCGGTGATCGGCCCGGACGGCGACCTGCTGGGCATCTACCGCAAGAGCCACATCCCGATCGTCTCGGTGCCCACCCTGACCGGGGTTGAGAAGTACTACTTCGCGCCTGGTGACACCGGGTTCATCACCTTCCCTACGCCCTTCGACGTGACGATCGGGATCCTGATCTGCTACGACCGGCACTTCCCCGAGGCGGCCCGCACCCTGGCGCTCAACGGGGCACAGATCGTCTACGTCCCCACCGCCACCACCGGGATGAGCCGCTACCTGTGGGAAATGGAACTCCAGGCTCATGCGGTCGACAACATCTACTACGTCGGCGGAGTGAACCGCGTGGGGGTGGACGAGGGGGGTTCCGACTCCCACTTCTACGGGTCGTCAATGTGGGTGGATCCCAAGGGGAGGATCATCTCGCAGGCGAGCGACGCCGAGGACGAGGTGCTGGTCGCCGATCTGGACCTGTCGGCCATCCCGCAGATCCGCAACGACTGGGGTTTCTTCCGTGACCGGCGACCCGACCTGTACGGGCAGCTGAGTACCTGA